A window from Methylocystis sp. MJC1 encodes these proteins:
- a CDS encoding lysophospholipid acyltransferase family protein, translated as MIYLRSLVFQILFFLAMVALMLIWLPGLFMGRQVSQELGRTWGRVSLWLLDKICGTKVEFRGQENKPKGAVIVASKHQSIWDTFVLPTQFPDFSYILKHELVWLPFFGWYLLAAEQIAIDRAKGGKLLPQLVEKSKKLFAEGRQLFIFPEGTRRPAGAPPAYKIGVAHLYAAANVPVLPVALNAGLFWPRRSFLVYPGTVVIEFLPPIPPGLPTREFFEKLQSEIETASDRLIAEAVAADPSLAPRVAENRAKAIAKDKARAEKKAAGRGRTSATGEA; from the coding sequence ATGATCTATCTGCGTTCGCTCGTCTTCCAGATTCTCTTTTTCCTGGCCATGGTCGCGCTGATGCTGATCTGGCTGCCGGGCCTTTTCATGGGCCGGCAAGTCTCGCAGGAGCTGGGCCGCACATGGGGCCGCGTCTCTTTGTGGCTACTCGACAAGATCTGCGGGACCAAAGTTGAATTTCGCGGGCAGGAAAACAAACCCAAAGGCGCGGTGATCGTCGCCTCGAAGCACCAGTCGATCTGGGACACTTTCGTCCTGCCGACCCAGTTCCCGGACTTCAGCTATATCCTCAAACATGAGCTGGTCTGGCTGCCGTTTTTCGGCTGGTATCTGCTCGCCGCCGAGCAGATCGCCATCGACCGCGCCAAGGGCGGCAAGCTGCTGCCGCAGCTCGTCGAGAAGTCGAAGAAGCTTTTTGCCGAGGGACGCCAGCTCTTCATCTTCCCGGAGGGCACGCGCCGTCCCGCCGGCGCGCCGCCGGCCTATAAGATCGGCGTCGCCCATCTCTACGCCGCGGCCAATGTGCCGGTGCTGCCCGTCGCGCTCAACGCCGGCCTGTTCTGGCCGCGCCGCTCTTTCCTGGTCTATCCGGGCACGGTGGTGATCGAATTCCTGCCGCCCATCCCGCCGGGCCTGCCGACGCGCGAATTCTTCGAAAAGCTTCAAAGCGAGATTGAAACCGCCTCGGACCGGCTGATTGCCGAAGCCGTCGCCGCCGATCCGAGCCTCGCGCCCCGCGTCGCGGAGAACCGAGCGAAGGCGATCGCCAAGGACAAAGCTCGGGCGGAAAAAAAGGCGGCCGGGCGCGGCCGAACCTCCGCGACGGGCGAAGCGTAA
- the lysM gene encoding peptidoglycan-binding protein LysM, producing MGILDFLTGKSKAAPAPAGATETTAASAEALTKELEAHGFDVSGVDIEVDGGKVTLNGAVDSRATLEKIVLAVGNTKGVAQVENNLIAPDADPESPSGLYVVKHGDTLWKIAAENYGDGARYEEIFEANKPMLKDPDKIYPGQRLRIPGVSGPSAASAIVWAPPKEIAGKKA from the coding sequence ATGGGCATATTGGATTTTCTTACCGGCAAGAGCAAAGCGGCCCCCGCTCCCGCGGGCGCGACGGAAACCACGGCGGCGTCGGCCGAGGCGTTGACGAAGGAATTGGAAGCCCACGGCTTCGACGTATCTGGCGTCGACATCGAGGTTGACGGCGGCAAGGTGACGCTGAATGGCGCAGTGGATTCGCGCGCCACGCTCGAGAAAATCGTTCTGGCGGTCGGCAACACCAAGGGCGTGGCGCAGGTCGAGAACAATCTCATCGCGCCCGACGCCGACCCGGAATCCCCCTCGGGCCTTTATGTTGTGAAGCACGGCGATACGCTGTGGAAGATCGCCGCGGAGAATTATGGCGACGGCGCGCGTTACGAAGAGATTTTCGAGGCCAACAAGCCGATGCTGAAGGACCCCGACAAGATTTATCCCGGCCAGCGCCTGCGGATACCCGGCGTGAGCGGGCCTAGCGCCGCGAGTGCTATCGTCTGGGCGCCGCCGAAGGAAATCGCGGGGAAGAAGGCCTGA
- a CDS encoding ChbG/HpnK family deacetylase, with translation MAKANERIVALCADDYGLSQGVSVGILKALDAGRLTTVSALVNGSRWPAMGRDLLRRSENADVGLHFNLTLGRPLSPMPTLAPTGTFPAIRQVIGLAMGGKLPMDEIRAEIERQLDRFEAVMERRPDFVDGHQHVHGLPGIREALLDAMAARKLAGRAWVRDAADGPHRIALRRAHVGKALTVRALTSGLRRAAKWRGFAVNDGFSGFSDFDPGKDYAKAFETFLRAPGRRHLIMCHPGHVDDELKALDPVTITREQELAFLLSPRMPEMLERRGLKLGRLSAALS, from the coding sequence ATGGCCAAGGCAAACGAGCGGATCGTCGCGCTTTGCGCGGATGACTATGGCCTCTCCCAAGGGGTCTCGGTCGGCATTCTGAAGGCGCTCGACGCCGGGAGGCTGACGACTGTCTCGGCGCTGGTCAATGGCTCGCGCTGGCCCGCCATGGGCCGCGATCTGCTGCGCCGTAGCGAAAACGCCGACGTCGGTCTGCATTTCAACCTCACCCTTGGGCGCCCGCTTTCGCCCATGCCGACGCTTGCGCCGACCGGGACCTTCCCCGCCATCCGGCAAGTGATCGGCCTCGCCATGGGCGGCAAACTCCCCATGGACGAAATCCGCGCCGAGATAGAGCGACAGCTGGACCGTTTCGAGGCGGTGATGGAGCGGCGGCCAGATTTTGTCGACGGGCATCAGCATGTGCATGGACTGCCGGGGATTCGCGAGGCGCTGCTCGACGCCATGGCCGCGCGTAAGCTCGCCGGCCGCGCCTGGGTGCGCGACGCCGCCGATGGGCCGCACCGCATCGCGCTGCGCCGCGCGCATGTCGGCAAGGCGCTTACCGTGCGCGCGCTGACCTCGGGTCTTCGCCGCGCCGCCAAATGGCGCGGCTTTGCGGTTAATGACGGCTTTTCCGGCTTTTCCGATTTTGATCCCGGGAAGGATTACGCCAAGGCCTTCGAGACATTTCTGCGCGCGCCGGGGCGGCGCCACCTCATCATGTGCCACCCGGGTCACGTCGACGACGAGTTGAAGGCGCTCGACCCCGTGACGATCACGCGCGAGCAGGAACTGGCGTTTCTGTTGTCGCCGCGCATGCCGGAGATGCTTGAGAGGCGGGGGCTGAAACTCGGGCGGTTGAGCGCCGCGTTGAGTTGA
- the murJ gene encoding murein biosynthesis integral membrane protein MurJ, which produces MIRNLLSVGGFTLLSRLTGFLSLAMQSAIMGAGVVSDAFFIAQRLPNSFRSIFGEGAFNAAYIPCYAKALEQDGAEPAEEFAGEVYTLLLVSQIVLLALVWLFAPQFVGLLAPGLGDRPEKFALAVSLTRITFPYLLFMTLFALHMGTLNAHGRFALPAFAPNLMNLTVMAALAVAFLFPNAGYAASWGVTISGALELGLLMWGARRIGVLRGLRKPHWPRVREFFVNLGPAVIGSASPQIAVFADTILSSMLADGGVSAISYAERLYQLPVGVIGLAAGTVLLPEMSRRIAARDVDGAHQAQSRTMALTIALAAPFFIAFVMLPELIVAGLFMRGKFTAADAIAAGDVLAAYGGGLMALVLIASARASFQSRGDTATPMKIALAALAVNVALKVALFRPLGAVGLATATSVGLWINFGALVAIAIHRELIDFDSVFAKTLGATVAACALLSVVAAFGRAPALALGAHFGSQANLAALIFLGAAGAVVYGVAAAGALHVMGIRIGALRARLKR; this is translated from the coding sequence ATGATTCGCAATCTTCTCTCGGTCGGCGGCTTCACCCTGCTCTCGCGGCTCACGGGCTTTCTGTCGCTCGCGATGCAGTCGGCGATCATGGGCGCGGGCGTCGTTTCCGACGCCTTCTTCATCGCACAGCGCCTGCCCAACAGTTTCCGCAGCATTTTCGGCGAGGGCGCCTTCAACGCCGCTTATATTCCCTGCTACGCAAAGGCGCTGGAGCAGGACGGGGCCGAACCGGCCGAGGAATTCGCCGGCGAGGTCTATACGCTGCTCCTCGTCTCGCAGATCGTGCTGCTTGCGCTCGTCTGGCTCTTCGCGCCGCAATTCGTCGGGCTGCTGGCGCCGGGGCTCGGCGACCGGCCGGAGAAATTCGCGCTGGCCGTGAGCCTCACGCGCATCACCTTTCCTTACCTGCTCTTCATGACGCTCTTCGCGTTGCATATGGGCACGCTCAACGCCCATGGCCGTTTCGCGCTGCCGGCATTCGCGCCAAACCTCATGAATCTCACGGTGATGGCGGCGCTCGCCGTCGCCTTTCTGTTCCCCAACGCCGGCTATGCGGCGAGCTGGGGCGTCACGATTTCCGGCGCGTTGGAATTGGGCCTCCTCATGTGGGGCGCGCGGCGCATCGGCGTCTTGCGCGGCCTGCGCAAGCCGCATTGGCCGCGCGTGCGCGAGTTTTTCGTCAATCTCGGCCCGGCGGTGATCGGCTCGGCCAGCCCGCAGATCGCCGTCTTTGCCGACACGATCCTGTCCTCCATGCTCGCGGATGGCGGCGTGTCGGCGATTTCCTATGCCGAGCGGCTGTATCAGCTTCCGGTTGGCGTGATCGGACTTGCGGCGGGCACGGTCCTGCTCCCCGAGATGAGCCGCCGCATCGCAGCGCGCGACGTGGACGGCGCGCATCAGGCGCAGAGCCGGACCATGGCGCTGACCATCGCGCTGGCAGCGCCTTTCTTCATCGCCTTCGTGATGTTGCCGGAGCTCATCGTCGCAGGGCTCTTTATGCGCGGCAAATTTACCGCGGCCGACGCCATCGCCGCCGGCGACGTGCTCGCCGCCTATGGCGGCGGGCTGATGGCGCTGGTGCTGATCGCCTCGGCCCGCGCGAGCTTTCAATCACGCGGCGACACGGCGACGCCGATGAAGATCGCGCTCGCGGCGCTCGCCGTGAATGTCGCGCTCAAAGTCGCCCTTTTCCGGCCGCTCGGAGCCGTCGGTCTCGCCACCGCGACCTCGGTCGGCCTTTGGATCAACTTCGGCGCGCTCGTGGCGATCGCCATCCACCGTGAGCTCATCGACTTCGATAGCGTTTTCGCCAAGACCCTGGGGGCGACCGTCGCCGCCTGCGCGCTGCTCTCGGTGGTCGCCGCTTTTGGCCGAGCGCCCGCGCTGGCCTTGGGAGCGCATTTCGGCTCTCAGGCCAATCTCGCGGCGCTGATCTTTTTGGGGGCTGCGGGAGCGGTTGTCTATGGCGTGGCCGCCGCCGGCGCGCTCCATGTCATGGGAATCAGAATCGGCGCTCTGCGGGCGCGCTTGAAGCGCTAG
- a CDS encoding DUF2845 domain-containing protein — MRSSLLLAVPLLIGTVVPALALRCGSELVVEGQSKFEVLQRCGAPAYTDEHIEYRAGGPNPTIPRPLDSLEQTYPFPVAREVSVEQWIYNFGPTQLMSSLTFENGRLIKIETLGYGR, encoded by the coding sequence ATGAGATCGAGCCTGCTCCTTGCCGTTCCTTTGCTTATCGGGACCGTTGTTCCCGCCTTGGCGCTACGCTGCGGGTCGGAGCTTGTCGTCGAGGGGCAATCGAAATTCGAGGTGCTGCAGCGCTGCGGCGCGCCCGCATATACGGACGAACACATCGAATACCGGGCCGGGGGGCCCAATCCGACCATTCCGAGGCCGCTCGATTCCCTCGAGCAAACCTATCCCTTTCCCGTGGCGCGCGAGGTGTCGGTCGAGCAGTGGATCTATAATTTCGGCCCGACCCAGCTCATGTCGTCACTCACCTTCGAAAACGGCCGTCTCATCAAGATCGAAACGCTCGGCTACGGGAGGTAG
- the ftsE gene encoding cell division ATP-binding protein FtsE, whose translation MLSFENVGLRYGVGPETLRDVTFDIAPRSFQFLTGPSGAGKTTLMRLIIMALKPTRGLINIFGRDSATLDTDEIADTRRRIGVVFQDFRLLDHLTVYENVALPLRVLGREEASYRSEVIELLKWVGLGERKHSLPTVLSGGEKQRASIARALISQPKLLLADEPTGNVDPTLARRILRLFVELHKSGTAVVIATHDLSLMDQYEAARRLVLADGRLHIFE comes from the coding sequence TTGCTGAGCTTCGAAAACGTCGGCTTGCGCTATGGCGTCGGCCCGGAAACGCTTCGCGACGTCACCTTCGACATCGCGCCGCGTTCCTTCCAATTCCTCACCGGGCCTTCAGGCGCCGGCAAGACGACGCTGATGCGCCTCATCATCATGGCGCTGAAGCCGACGCGCGGACTCATCAATATTTTCGGGCGGGACTCGGCGACGCTCGACACGGATGAAATCGCCGACACGCGCCGGCGGATCGGCGTCGTGTTCCAGGACTTTCGCCTGCTCGACCATTTGACCGTCTATGAGAATGTCGCGCTGCCGCTGCGTGTCCTGGGGCGCGAGGAGGCAAGTTATCGTTCGGAGGTCATCGAGCTGCTCAAGTGGGTCGGTCTCGGCGAGCGCAAGCACAGCCTGCCCACCGTGCTCTCGGGCGGCGAGAAGCAGCGCGCCTCCATCGCGCGCGCGTTGATCTCGCAGCCAAAGCTCCTGCTCGCCGACGAGCCGACAGGAAACGTCGATCCGACTCTTGCCCGCCGCATTCTGAGGCTCTTTGTGGAGCTGCACAAATCCGGGACCGCCGTGGTGATCGCAACGCATGATCTGAGCCTGATGGACCAATATGAAGCCGCGCGACGCCTCGTGCTCGCGGACGGCCGTCTCCATATTTTCGAGTGA
- the nadC gene encoding carboxylating nicotinate-nucleotide diphosphorylase yields MSFNLSPLLIDDAVRAALAEDLGRAGDITTQAIIPARAAARAVIAARETGVVAGLPLARAAFRQMDSNIGVEAWLKDGAKAARGDIVARIEGPARAILSAERVALNYMGRLSGVASLTAQYAARIAHTKAKVCDTRKTTPLLRALEKYAVRCGGGANHRFGLDDAVLIKDNHIAVAGGVVPALRAAKRFVGHLVKIEIEVDTLGQLKDVLAEGADAVLLDNMKPADLRRAVEMVGGRMICEASGGVTLETVAEIAETGVDLISVGALTHSARVLDLGLDIEIA; encoded by the coding sequence ATGAGCTTCAACCTTTCACCTCTTCTGATTGACGACGCCGTCCGCGCCGCTTTGGCGGAAGATCTCGGCCGCGCCGGCGATATTACGACGCAGGCGATCATCCCCGCCCGCGCCGCGGCCAGAGCCGTGATCGCCGCGCGAGAGACGGGCGTCGTCGCTGGCCTCCCTTTGGCGCGCGCGGCCTTCCGGCAGATGGATTCGAATATCGGCGTCGAAGCGTGGCTCAAGGACGGCGCCAAGGCCGCCCGCGGCGACATTGTCGCGCGCATAGAGGGGCCGGCGCGCGCCATTCTCTCCGCAGAGCGCGTCGCGCTGAATTACATGGGCCGGCTCTCCGGCGTCGCCTCGCTGACCGCTCAATATGCCGCGCGCATCGCGCATACTAAAGCCAAGGTCTGCGACACGCGCAAAACCACGCCGCTCCTGCGCGCCTTGGAAAAATACGCGGTGCGTTGCGGCGGCGGCGCCAATCATCGCTTTGGGCTCGATGACGCGGTGCTCATCAAGGACAATCACATCGCGGTCGCGGGCGGCGTGGTCCCGGCGCTGCGCGCAGCCAAGCGCTTCGTCGGTCATCTTGTAAAGATCGAGATCGAGGTGGATACACTCGGTCAGCTGAAGGACGTCTTGGCCGAGGGCGCCGACGCCGTGCTGCTCGATAATATGAAACCCGCCGATCTGCGCCGAGCCGTCGAGATGGTTGGCGGCCGAATGATCTGCGAAGCCTCGGGCGGCGTCACGCTCGAGACCGTCGCCGAGATTGCCGAGACTGGCGTCGATCTCATCTCGGTCGGCGCGCTGACGCATTCCGCGAGGGTTCTAGACCTGGGGCTCGATATAGAAATCGCCTGA
- a CDS encoding glycosyltransferase family 2 protein, with protein sequence MSDTIEIPDISVVIPVFNERANLRPLAARLTPALAQARVSFEAIFVDDGSHDDSLEELRALCAEEPRFRALSFSRNFGKEVAIAAGLDDACGRAVVIMDSDLQHPPEVIVQFVERWREGYKNVYGQRADRATDPKTRIFFTEIFYRLLAKFGDVSLPPGAGDFRLLDRQAADALLSMRERARFNKGLYAWIGFKSIGVPFEVDARASGVSKFNFTRLVSFALDGLMSFSSIPLKVWTYVGLAISIFALGLAGYYWVRTMLFGVDTPGFPTLVVSIAFFSGVQLISLGVLGEYVARIFNEVKGRPLYLVAERVEAKREPGHSKE encoded by the coding sequence ATGAGCGACACCATCGAGATCCCCGATATATCGGTCGTCATCCCTGTCTTCAACGAGCGCGCCAATTTGCGCCCGCTTGCGGCGCGGCTCACGCCCGCGCTGGCACAGGCGCGCGTGAGCTTCGAAGCGATCTTCGTCGACGACGGGTCGCATGACGACAGCTTGGAAGAATTGCGGGCCCTGTGCGCCGAGGAGCCGCGTTTTCGCGCCCTCTCCTTCTCGCGCAACTTCGGCAAGGAAGTGGCGATCGCGGCAGGTCTCGACGACGCGTGCGGCCGCGCCGTCGTCATCATGGATTCCGACCTGCAGCATCCTCCCGAGGTCATCGTCCAATTCGTCGAGAGATGGCGCGAGGGGTATAAAAACGTCTACGGCCAACGCGCCGACCGCGCGACCGACCCCAAAACGCGCATCTTCTTCACGGAGATCTTCTACCGGCTGCTGGCGAAGTTCGGCGACGTCTCGCTGCCGCCCGGCGCCGGGGATTTCCGTCTGCTCGACCGACAGGCTGCCGACGCCTTGCTCTCCATGCGCGAACGCGCCCGTTTCAATAAAGGCCTCTACGCCTGGATCGGCTTCAAGTCGATTGGCGTGCCTTTCGAGGTTGATGCGCGGGCGAGCGGCGTATCGAAATTCAACTTCACCCGCCTCGTCAGCTTCGCGCTGGACGGGCTCATGTCCTTCTCCTCGATTCCTCTCAAGGTTTGGACTTACGTCGGGCTCGCGATCTCGATCTTCGCGCTCGGCTTGGCCGGCTATTATTGGGTGCGCACCATGCTTTTCGGCGTCGATACGCCGGGTTTTCCGACGCTGGTCGTTTCCATCGCCTTCTTCTCGGGCGTCCAGCTCATTTCGCTGGGCGTGCTGGGGGAATATGTCGCGCGCATTTTCAACGAGGTGAAAGGACGGCCGCTTTATCTCGTGGCGGAGCGGGTGGAAGCCAAAAGAGAACCCGGACACTCCAAAGAATGA
- a CDS encoding YdcF family protein produces the protein MAAGARQAGMAPVGFKGVAGIAALTGLAIGALLFAAGYVWFALSLSRVEPRLTVRAEGIVVFTGGSDRVQEAAELLARGQAKRMLITGVNRGTRSSVLARLLPVSHKLFDCCVDLGYQAQDTIGNARETREWARTRNISHSLIVVTSNYHMPRALAELSAELPDMTLHPFPVVSDHVNVDGWASDAGVIRLVGGEYLKYLGALARITLRQNENSPDLTGLRPEPASP, from the coding sequence GTGGCGGCGGGAGCGCGTCAGGCCGGGATGGCGCCGGTCGGTTTCAAGGGCGTTGCCGGCATTGCGGCGCTCACCGGCCTTGCGATTGGCGCCCTCCTCTTTGCGGCTGGATACGTCTGGTTCGCGCTGTCATTGTCGCGCGTCGAACCGCGCCTGACGGTCAGGGCCGAGGGGATCGTCGTCTTCACCGGCGGGTCCGACCGTGTGCAGGAGGCGGCGGAACTTTTAGCGCGCGGCCAAGCGAAAAGGATGCTCATCACCGGAGTCAATCGCGGGACCCGCAGCTCCGTTTTGGCCAGGCTGCTGCCCGTCTCCCATAAGCTATTCGATTGCTGCGTCGATCTCGGCTATCAGGCCCAGGATACGATCGGCAACGCTCGAGAGACGCGGGAATGGGCGCGCACGCGCAACATCTCCCATTCGCTCATCGTCGTGACCTCAAATTACCACATGCCGCGCGCGCTCGCCGAGCTCTCGGCGGAACTCCCGGATATGACGCTGCATCCCTTCCCTGTCGTCAGCGACCATGTGAATGTCGATGGCTGGGCGAGCGACGCCGGCGTCATCAGGCTGGTCGGCGGCGAATATCTCAAATATCTGGGCGCCCTCGCGCGCATCACGCTGCGCCAGAACGAGAACAGCCCCGATCTGACGGGGCTGCGTCCGGAGCCAGCTTCGCCGTAA
- a CDS encoding GGDEF domain-containing protein, with translation MIQIVHEPFALTRNLAVIALTLIGATIVVTEKSNASRFTPAKLAIVKGRLDDEISAIIDLLQGYAERNQKFADSVLRGSDELAKASTPDRLRSAIEFLISENQKMLKETEAYQASLRNSRDQISKLRFELAEKQAETQKDTLTSAYNRRYFDAKLTNILADANRRASAVSLILADLDHFKSINDEHGHLVGDEVLKMFADQMQKHARAEDTVARFGGEEFAVILPHTSVETAVAIAEKMRRWLHGNNWKIAGKPQAQKITASFGVAQSRPNDTPAELISRADSCLYASKSSGRNRVTPGGV, from the coding sequence ATGATTCAAATCGTTCACGAGCCTTTCGCTTTGACCCGAAACCTCGCCGTGATCGCGCTAACGCTGATCGGCGCGACGATTGTCGTTACGGAGAAGTCGAACGCCTCGAGGTTTACGCCGGCCAAGCTCGCAATCGTCAAAGGCCGGCTCGACGACGAGATCTCAGCGATCATCGACCTCCTCCAGGGATATGCTGAACGTAATCAGAAGTTCGCGGATTCGGTGCTCAGAGGAAGCGACGAGCTTGCCAAGGCGAGCACTCCGGATCGCCTGCGATCGGCAATTGAATTCCTGATTTCCGAAAACCAGAAAATGCTGAAGGAGACCGAGGCCTATCAGGCGAGCTTGCGCAATTCTCGCGATCAGATCAGCAAGCTGCGCTTCGAACTCGCGGAAAAGCAGGCCGAGACTCAGAAGGACACTCTGACGTCCGCTTATAACCGTCGATATTTCGACGCCAAGCTCACCAATATCCTGGCGGACGCCAATCGGCGCGCGAGCGCGGTCAGCCTGATCCTGGCCGATCTCGACCATTTCAAGAGCATAAATGACGAGCATGGCCACCTCGTTGGCGACGAGGTGCTGAAGATGTTCGCCGATCAGATGCAGAAACATGCGCGCGCCGAGGATACTGTCGCCCGTTTCGGCGGGGAGGAATTTGCGGTTATCCTTCCCCACACGAGCGTTGAGACCGCCGTCGCTATCGCTGAAAAAATGCGGCGATGGCTCCACGGCAATAATTGGAAGATTGCCGGCAAGCCGCAGGCCCAGAAGATCACCGCGTCGTTCGGCGTCGCGCAATCGCGCCCCAACGACACGCCAGCCGAGCTCATCAGCCGCGCGGACTCCTGCCTCTACGCATCGAAGTCCTCAGGTCGAAACCGGGTCACTCCGGGCGGCGTCTAG
- a CDS encoding cell division protein FtsX, with translation MELPPLVADLLARVRVLRQSAPVAEEEAAFRSPLVPTDSVAGRSLVIVIAIMTFLAALAAGAALLVAQASVEWRAEASSEVSVQVRPTPGRDIEADLTTAAEILRKTAGVREAQIYTKAESEALLSPWLGEGLDLSELPTPRMIVVKLDPKQRPDLTVLQADLAEAVSNAVLDDHRLFLERLGDMARAVVAVSTLIFVLILGAMGIAVVSATRAAVATNREIVEVLHIVGAADTFIAREFQRRFLALGLRGALIGGGAAIAFLFLARTLMQNWRATAGGEQMEAMFGDFSIGAEGVIIILSLAGGIALLTGYLSQSIVFRHLRRLG, from the coding sequence ATGGAGCTGCCGCCACTCGTCGCCGATCTCCTCGCGCGCGTTCGGGTCCTGCGCCAATCAGCGCCCGTCGCCGAGGAGGAGGCCGCCTTCCGCTCGCCGCTGGTGCCGACCGATTCCGTCGCCGGTCGCTCGCTGGTCATCGTCATCGCGATCATGACCTTCCTCGCGGCCCTCGCCGCCGGCGCCGCGCTGCTTGTCGCCCAGGCGAGCGTCGAATGGCGGGCCGAAGCGTCGAGCGAAGTCAGCGTCCAGGTCCGGCCGACGCCCGGTCGCGATATCGAGGCCGATCTGACGACCGCGGCCGAAATCTTGCGCAAGACGGCTGGCGTGCGCGAGGCGCAGATCTATACGAAAGCCGAATCGGAAGCGCTGCTGTCGCCCTGGCTCGGCGAAGGCCTCGACCTCTCCGAATTGCCGACGCCCCGCATGATCGTGGTCAAGCTCGATCCCAAACAGCGCCCCGATCTCACCGTCCTGCAGGCTGATCTCGCAGAGGCCGTCTCGAACGCCGTGCTCGACGACCACCGACTATTTCTCGAACGTCTCGGCGATATGGCGCGCGCCGTCGTCGCCGTCTCGACGCTGATCTTCGTCCTCATTCTCGGCGCCATGGGCATCGCCGTCGTCTCGGCCACGCGCGCGGCGGTCGCGACCAATCGCGAGATTGTGGAGGTGCTCCATATTGTCGGCGCGGCGGATACATTCATCGCGCGCGAGTTCCAGCGCCGCTTTCTGGCGCTCGGACTTCGCGGCGCGCTGATCGGCGGCGGCGCGGCGATCGCCTTTCTTTTCCTTGCGCGCACGCTGATGCAAAATTGGCGCGCGACGGCGGGCGGCGAACAAATGGAGGCGATGTTCGGCGATTTCTCAATAGGCGCCGAGGGCGTGATTATCATCCTTTCGCTCGCGGGCGGCATTGCGCTTCTCACTGGCTATCTTTCCCAGTCGATCGTCTTCCGCCACCTGAGGCGGCTCGGATGA